From the Paenibacillus sp. R14(2021) genome, the window CGCGCGGGGAAACGGCCGCAGCATGCGAAAAATATGCGTGCTGCGGTCTTCTGCCGTGTTTTGTATTTTCATGAAGGCTTGTGATAGAATAGGAACATAAGTTCTTATTCTATCTTGAGGAGTGTTGGATATGCTGCTGCTTCTGAACAAGAAGGGGGAACCCGTCTGGATTCCGGTGGATACTATCTGCCTAATTTCACCGACAGCGAAGGGACCGGAATTTTTGGCGAAGGATGGGAAGGTGTACAGGTATCCGATTACGATGGGACAGCTTGACCGCGTGTTCGGCAGCTATGGCTTTCAGCGGCTGGACCGGAATGCGCTGGTGAATATGAACGCAGCGGAGCGGTATGATCCGATTCAGCGCAAAGTATATTTCAGCGGAGCTGACGTCGAACAGGAGGAACTCTACGCGACGGTATCGGCGGCGAATGCGGCAAAGGCACAGCATCTAACGGTACGCGAATGCGAGTCGGCAAAGACATCTTATGCAGCAGCCTAAATCGGGAAGAAGAATGTAAGCGCAATCGGTTGAAAGCTGAGCTCAAAATCGGGAAAGGCCGCGTCAGAACGGCCTTTTCTTGCGTTATATAAGTTGACACTCAATTCTGAATTGAGTATGATTTAGGTAACATAACCCAAGATTTTACTTCATAAGAACTATTGAATGTAACAAAATATGACGCATAAGTTACAACTGATGGCTTTGGAGGCGGTAGACATGTCGATGGCGATGCAATCTCAATTCAATTTTTACGATTCTCAGTCGTTTTACGATGAAATGTTCGACAAAGACCTTACCGTACGGATGCACTACGAAGGTGTTCATCGAACGTTCGCCCGCATGAAGCCGCCGGAGCTCGCTGCCCGGCATGCAACAATGCAGCAGCGCATGCTGGAAGAAGGCATTACGTTTACCCTCTACGCCCAAGATCAGTCCGAACCGCTGGAACGAACGATCCCCTTCGATTATATTCCCCGCATCATCCCGAGGCATGAATGGGAGAGCATCGAGCGCGGCATGAAGCAGCGCGTGAAGGCGCTGAATGCCTTCATCCGGGATATTTATCACGAACAGGCGATTGTGAAAGATGGGATTATTCCAAGGAGCATGATTATCGGCAATACCTATTTCCGTCCCGAAATGGCTGGGCTGCATGTCCCGCAAAACGTCTATATGACGGCGTCGGGCATAGATTTAATAAGAGACGAGAAGGGCCGTTATTTTGTGCTGGAGGACAATCTCCGCACGCCTTCGGGCTTTTCTTACTTGTACAAAGGCAGAAGCTTGATGAGTGAATTGTTCTCTGAACTATACTTGTCCAGCGCCGTGGCCGACATCGAACGCAGCCTGAATATCTTCCTCAGCTCGCTTCGCAGCCTCGCCCCTTCCGGCAAACGAGATCCGCTCATCGTCCTGTTGACGCCTGGCGCGTATAATTCCGCTTACTTCGAGCATGCCTTCCTCGCGCAGCAGATGGGCATTCACTTGGTCGAGGGCAGAGATTTAGTATACAAGGATCACAAAATCTACTTGCGCGATTTGCGCGGGCTGCGCCAGGTCGATGTCATTTACCGGCGGCTGGACGACGAGTATTTGGATCCGCTTGCGTTCCAGAGCGACTCGCTGCTTGGCGTGCCCGGTCTTATGAATGCATACCGGGCAGGCAACATAGCTATTGCCAATGCGCCGGGGACAGGCGTTGCGGACGATAAGGCGGTCTATGCGTATGTGCCGGATATGATCCGTTACTACTCGGGCGAAGAGCCGATCTTAGACAATGTGCCGACTTACGTGCTTGCGCGAAAAGAAGATCGCGAGTATGCCTTGGCGAATCTGGATCAGCTCGTTGTCAAAGAAACCTCGCTCTCCGGGGGCTACGGCATGCTGATCGGGCCTGCCGCTTCTCAAAAGGAGATCCATACTTTCGCAGATGCAATCAGGCGCGATCCAAGCCGTTATATCGCGCAGACGACGATGAAGCTGTCACGGGCGCCGGTCATGCTGGGCGGAGCCATGCAGCCGCGGCATATCGATTTGCGGGTGTTTGTTCTCATGGGCGGTTCGCAAATGCATGTCATTCCGGGCGGGCTTACCCGTGTGGCGCTGCAGGAGGGCTCGCTTGTCGTCAATTCTTCGCAGGGCGGCGGCGTTAAGGATACATGGGTGCTCAGTCGGTAAGTATCATGGATGGAGGGATGAAGGATGCTTAATCGCAATGCGGAGGCTTTATTTTGGATCGGCCGGTATATGGAGCGTGCGGAGAACCACGCCCGGCTGATCGATGTTCACTTTCATCTACAAGCTGAGGATACGCTTGCGATTCCGCGGAGCGACGGCGGTACAATAAAGCAAACGCTGTGCAAATGGGGCCGCATCGTTGATGCGCTTGGCAGCCGCTCGTCGTACGAGCAGCAGTACGGCTCATACACGGAACAGGATGTTGTCCATTATATAACGCTGGACCGTGACAATGCGAATTCCCTCGTCACCTGTGTCAATCACGCCCGGGATAATGTGCGAACGCTGCGGGAGAAGCTGCCGAGCGAGCTGTGGGACGTAACCAACGGCTTTTATTTATGGCTGCGGGAGAAGCAGGCTGGCGACTTGACACACGAGTCCCCGCATCAGTTTTTCTCCCGGATTAAGGAGTGGACCTCGCTGTTTCACGGCATCACCCAATCCGTTATGCCGCGTGAGAACGAGTGGCATTTTATCGAGTGCGGCCGGTATCTGGAGCGAACGGAGAATACGCTGCGGATCATGCAGTCAGCCATCATGACGCGATCGTTGAGTCCATCGGAAGAAGGGGACAACTTCGAGATCTACCCTTATCTCCAGGCGGTGCTCCGCTCGGTCAGCGGCTACCAAACCTTCCGCCGTTACTACGCGGACGGCGTATCCCCGGATGCGATCATCGAGTTTCTGGTGCTGAATGAAGTATTTCCGCGTTCCGTACATTTCTCTCTGCACGAGCTTGATGCGCATTTACGGGGGATCGAGCTGCAGGAGAAGCAGCTGCGTTCCGCACATGACCGGATTATCCGCCAAGTCGTCAAGCTGAAGGCGGAGCTCGCTTGTCTGGAGCGGGAAGATCTTCAGATGGATCCCGAAGGGAAGGTCACCGGCCATTTGCTGCAGGCGGCCGGGCAGCTGGGAGCTGCGTTTGCGCAAACCTTTTTTCGATTCGGGGAGGTCAGCGCATGAAGCTAAGCATCTCGCACACGACGCATTATTCCTACTCGGGGCCGGTATCGGACAGTGTCAATGAGCTGCGCTTGACCCCGTTTACGAACGATCAACAGTCCTGTTACCAGCATTCCATCTCGGTGGAGCCGAACGCGCCGCTGTTCAGCTATGACGATTATTTCGGTAATCGGGTGCATGTGTTCTCCGTCAACCGTCAGCATCGGAAGCTGACGATCCGCTCGCAGATGACGGTCGTGACCCGGGAGGCGGTCAAGCCGTCGAGCGGCAAGGAAGGTATGGCTCCTAAGGATGCTTGGGAATGGCTGGCCTGCGATAAAGCCGCGAACCGTTTTGCTGAATTTTTGCTGCCTACTGATTATACCGGCATCACCCCTGAGGTTGCGGCTTTCGCGGAAACGCCGGCCCATGGCAAGACCGGGGAAGAGCAGCTTGGCGTGTATGGCTGGCTCCTTGCGGTGAGCAATCGCATTCAGAGCGAATTCGTGTATGATCCCGAAGCGACCAACGTGCATACGATCGCCGGCGACATGCTGCGCAGACGCCGCGGCGTGTGTCAAGATTTTGCCCATCTCATGATTGCGGCATGCCGGGCGAAGGGCGTGCCGGCACGCTATGTGAGCGGGTATCATTTTGTCGGAGATCTGCAGGGCGGCAGTGCGGATTTCGAACAGGCTTCCCATGCTTGGGTGGAGGCTTACGTGCCGGGGATGGGGTGGAGCGGATTCGATCCGACGAACAACGCCCTTGTCGGAGAGCGGTACGTCAAGCTGGGACATGGCAGGGATTACAAGGATATCGTTCCCGTGAAGGGTGTTTATATGGGGACAAGCGATGCGGATCTGACCGTGACGGTCGATGTGAAGAAAGTCGAGGATTAAGTTGCCGTGCATCGTATAAGAGAAGCAAGGGAAGGTGCAATAAGGCGGCTGAGCAGACACGAAACCGTGCCTGTGCAGCCGCCTTGTTGCATTTCTGGCACTTGACGCATTAGATGAACTTCCGGCTCGTTTTCTTCCCGTCGCAGCTGAATACGATCCGCTTATCCTCGACGATCGTTTCCAAATGAACGGTCTTGCCCCACAGCTGCACGACATGCGGCAATGTCCGCTCCACGTATTTCAAATCGAGCTCGACACCCTCGTACTTATGGAACAGAAACAATTCCCCCACGCGATTAAAGTCTCCATCTGTCACGACGATGCTCGGAAATCCGCCATTGACGCGCGAGACGACGAGCTGGTCGCGGACCGATTCCCATGCCTTATCGGTAATTTTCCACTCCGCGCCTTTCTTCTCGAAGACGTAGAGGTCTAGATCGCCTACGAGCTTCTTCGTCATATAATTGCGAAGGAAGGAGATGTCAGAGTCGAACTCGCGCACCTCGAACATCTTCTCGCGTCCAAGCCCTGGCTTGCGGCCGAATCGCTCCTGTTCTTCCTTCGTCGGGTTATCCCAGCGCCGCTCGATATCTTCGAAGATTTTAAGCCCGAGGTAGTAAGGGTTAAGCGAATGCCTTGAAGGCTGCACGACGGACGAATTTAAGTGAGCGAACTCGATTGTCTCTTCGCTGGTAAGATCAAGCTCCCGGATGATGCGCTGATGCCAGTACGAAGCCCAGCCTTCGTTCATGATCTTCGTTTCGATTTGCGGCCAGAAATACAGCATTTCATCGCGCAGCATGGACATGATGTCGCGCTGCCAATCCTGGAGATTCGGCGAATACTCTTCAATGAACCAGATCAGATCCTTTTCCGGCTGAGGGGGGAATTTCTTCACGTCGGCCTGCGACTTCGCTGCACGCTCAGCGATCGCAGCCTGTTCCTCCTCGTCCAGCGTCCACAAATCATCGTACTGGGAAGGGCGATTCGGCTTGCTGCTTAAGTTCTCCTTGCTGAGCAGCTCGATATATTGCGATTTGTCGAGCTTATAAGGGCGTATGATGGTAGAGTCCACATGCTCTTGGATGGCCAATACGGCGTCGATGAACTGTTCAACTGCATCGATACCGTATTCCATTTCGTATTGGCTGACCCGCTCGGCGGTGGCCGACATGCTCTCCACCATATTCCGGTTGGAGGCGCTGAAGCGGGCGTTGTTCTTAAAGAAATCGCAGTGGGCGAGCACGTGGGCGACGATCAGCTTGTTTTGGATGAGGGAGTTGCCGTCAAGCAGGAAGGCGTAGCATGGGTTGGAGTTAATGACAAGCTCGTAAATCTTGCTGAGGCCAAAATCGTACTGCATCTTCATCTTATTAAAGGTTTTGCCAAAGCTCCAGTGGCTGAAGCGAGTCGGCATTCCGTAAGCTCCGAATGTATAAATAATGTCGGCTGGACAGATTTCGTACCGCATCGGGTAGAAATCGAGACCGAATCCCTTTGCAATTTCCGTGATTTCGTCAATGGCTCGTTCGAGCGCCTTGATCTCATCCTGGTGCAAGTTCGTTTCCCCCTTGTAACGCGAATTGTGTTCCATAGCTATATGTATGGGAGGGCGTCAAACGATATGTCGCCGACAGAGCAAATTTCGCTGCTTGTCCAGCCTAATTCAACGTGGTGAATACTAGTAATCTAATCAAATAAATATATTCGCCGCAAGAACCGCTGTGTTATGATAGCGGTATGCAAAAATAGATAATTTTACCTATTTAAAGACATCTTGCTGACTAGAGGAGTCGGATTTTGCAGCTATGCTTGCGATACTTTCGTATGAGTTCCATGAATTGCTTTACATATTAAGCGCTTGCCTGCTTTTCTTTGTCGTCATGCCGAAGGCGGTGTTTAAAGCAGGTCTTCGGAAAGCTTTATACCTGGCGATCTTTGTCTTGTTTTCGATATGCTATTTGGTACTCGAATCCATTGAGACATGGGTGTATGCGCTCCATTTGATGCCGATTGGCATTATGCTGGCTGCGGTATTCGAAGGCTGGGTGACAGGCATGATCACATGGGCCGCGTTCGTCATCTGCGGCATTCTTATCGCGCACACGGATCCGGCGGCGAATATCGTAAGCAATTCCACGCTGCTCGCAATTGGCTTGCACTATCACTACAATTCTTATCGGACCAGCGGATTCAGAACAATTACATTGAAATCGCTCCTGTTCGTAATTGTTCATATGGCGCTCTATACTGGGGTCGCCTATTATAACGGGAGCGTGTTGGAGCGGGAGAGGCTGCTCGTCATTACACTGGGTACCATTCTGTCGGCAGCACTTATCATTTACACCCATTACAAAGTAAAGAATCAAGAGAAGCTGCAGGAAGAGCTTTATAGCGCGGAAAAATATCATATGATTGGACAGCTTGCCGCATCGATATCGCATGAAATTCGCAATCCGCTCACGACGACCAGAGGTTTTCTGCAAATGATGGGGAAACCGAATTTGGATCCGGATGCGATTGAGCTCTACCGAATGCATGCATTCGAAGGCGTGGAGCACGCGAATGCGATCATTACCGACTTATTGAACTATGCCAAACCTGAGGTGGAGGAAGCTAGACCGATCGATGTTCAGGCTGAGATCGAGTCGCTCCTACCGTGGATATCGCCGCTCTCTGTCATGTCGAGCGTTGAGATCAAGATCAGTCATCATCAACCGCACGTCTTCATCCTGGGAGAACCGAAGAAGCTGCAGCAATGTCTGCTTAATCTTATGAAGAACGCAATCGAGGCCATGCCTGCGGGAGGCATTTTATCCATCGGGACCAAGGTGGAGGACAACCGGCTTTGCATTGAAATCGCGGACACTGGCATGGGCATGAGCAGCGTGCAGCTGAAGCGAATCGGGCTGCCTTTCTTTACGACCAAGGAGAAGGGAACAGGGCTTGGTTTAATGGTCGTTGTCAGCTTGGTACGGGTCATGAACGGACAAATTACATTTAACAGCAAGCGAGGGCAGGGAACGGTCTGCATCATCCAATTTCCGCTTATTGGCACCGGCTCTTAGATCCATAGCGTACGGAAGCACCAAAAAAAGCACCTTACGAACAGGCAGCGCTGCGAGCGTTCCTGAGCTTAAGGTGCTTCTTCGTCATTTTTGGACCGGAGGCAGCTGGCTGACGTAGCTGTCGGAGAGCTGGAGCAGTTTCAGCGCGCGGTTATACTGGTCTTCTGTCGTCGAGCTTCCCGGGGCGGCATCACCATGCAGCGGGTAATGCGTCCCGTCCTTGTAGGCTGTTCCTGGAATGAACAGCTCATGATCAGTAAGAAGCGATCCGGAAGGCAGGTAATAGCGTTCAGGCAAAATATTAGTCGTCTGATTGAGCAAGTCCTGTCCGAAGTGAATATGTTCCTTGAGCGAGACGCCAAGCAAGTTCGCGACCGTTGGCATGATGTCGGACTGGGCACCCGCTTGTTTCAGCTCCATGGGCTCCTTCATGCCAGGCGAAGCAATAATAAGCGGAATATTAATCATATCCGTATTCCCGTATTCGTGGCCGTAGATTTCCTTCATAAGCGCTTTGTCGTCCGCATCCAGCGAGTAGATCGGCAGTCCAAGATGATCGCCGTAGGTGACAAATACGCTGTTGTCCCAGATACCGCGTTTCTTGAGATCCTCGATGAAGAGGCCAAGCGCGTAATCCGCGTAGTTCTGCGCGCGTATATAGTCGCCGACGAACGTGCCTTCGTATCGCGCGGGAAGCTTGAGCTTGAATTTGTCTTTCGGAATCGTAAACGGGTGATGTGACGACATGGAAATGAGCTGGGCGTAGAAAGGCTTGCCGGATTTCTTCATTTCGTCCAGCTGCGCAGCCGCCTTGGCGTACAATACTTCATCGGATGGACCGAAGAACACCATATCGTCTTGACCGAAGAAATGCTGGTCGTAATACTTGTCAAACCCGATGGACTTATACAAATCGGCACGGTTCCAGAACTCCACAAAGTTCGTATGGAACGTAGCGGTTTGATAGCCTTTCGCGCTTAGCAGCTTCGGCAGGCTGGGCAGCGCACGGTCCGTGTAGACCACGGTCGCAGCTCCGTTCGGGGGCGTGTAGAAGGAGGTGTTCACGACGAACTCCGCGTCCGACGTGTTGCCTTGTCCCACCTGCTGGTAGAAATTCGAGAAATACAAGTTCTCCTTAGCCAGCTTGTTCATGTTCGGCGTAATTTCCTGGCCGTCAATCGTAAGCCCGATCAAGAAGTTCTGGAAGGACTCCATCTGCACGATAATCAAGTTTTTGCCTTCGGCTGTCTTCCAGTAGCTCGGAGAGACCGGATCATGAGTGCCTTTCGCTTCATCGATGACCTGCTGCGAGATATCCTTCATGGGAATCGGGGGAGCCTCTTGATCCGCGAAAATCGTATAAACCTCGTAATTCAAGATCCCCATATCCTCGGCTTTGATAAGCTCGTTCATACTGGCCCGATTCGGCAGAATATTGAACAGGCAGAGCGCGAGGGATACGATGAATATGAAGGTAATGACTGCTTTGTTCAGCGGCAGCTGACTGACTTGATTCCAGTGAACGGCTCCCCTTCGTTTGAATAATAGAACAAACAGAACAATAATATCGAGGAAAATAAACAAGTAATAGGGATCCAGCAGCGAGAATACGCTGCTCTTCACTGCGGTTACCTGATTGACCTGCTCCAGCGCATGGTAGGTCACGATAATGCCGAAATATTTGTAATACATAATGACAGCGAATAATATGGCGGTTACGAGCAAGTTAACGATGACATAGAGCATGAGCTTTCGCTTCGTGGCGAACCATTCGATCAAGCAGAACAGCAGCCAGAAGAAGGGCAGCTCCGTGACGAGCAGGGTCCAAGACGGTCCGCCATCGAAAATAACCAAGTAGGCAAGCGTGCTTTTAATGACGAGGATAAGGGTAAAAAAAATAAAAGGCTTCATCTGAAAAAGCCGTCTGAACGACCACGCAGGCATACGGAAATCCGTCCTTTCGAAACACGTACTGCAAATCTCTCAACGTACATTATGCCCTCTTTCAAGCAAATTTGTCAAAATGGTAAATACGCGTAAAGCGAGCTTCTCTCCGTGCTATACTTAGGAAAAAGCTTCCTGCGGAGAGGGCATATATCCATCATGATGTCGTTCAAATCCACCCTGGCTTCAGTCAAGCTGAGTCTCGGACCCCGCGCTTGGCATAATTTTCGCTGCGATGTCGGCGCTTCCGTATTATTCAGCTTTTTCAACGTCGTTTTCAACCAGTTCTATATCCCGATGGCCATTCAGCAGGGGGCATCCAACATGCAGGTTGGATTGTTGTCTGCCGCCCCGGCGGTCGGGCTGCTGTTCTCTCCCTTGTGGGCAGGCTTTATTGAACGCTCCGATCCCAAGCCATTCGTTACGATTCCGAATCTGATCGGGCGCGCATTAATCATTTTACCGGCATTCTATGGCGTTCCTCTTGCTTATGTCGCTGCCGCATTATGCTTTCATCTGCTGATGGGCATTCAAGCGCCTGCCTATGCATCGCTTGTCATCCGCATGTACCCGCCTGAGCATCGCGGCAAGCTGATGGGGAATACGAGGGTGGCGATGGGCGCACTCATGATTCCAGTGGCTTACGGAATCGGCAAATGGATCGATGCCTCAGGCCCGTCCGGATCACTCCTATTCGCGGCGGTCACCGGCATGCTGTCCATTCTAGTGTTCGCGCTTGTGAAGGGACGCAAGGCAGCGACGCCGAAGCTGCAGGGCTCGAAACGATTTGCGTTTCGCGAGCAGCTCCAGCTGATTAAGCAGCATCGGGAGCTTGCGGTGTTTTTCCTAGCATGCACCTGCACCGGCTTCGGTAATATCGTGGCCGTGCCGCTGTACAGCATTATTCAGGTGGACCGGCTGGAGCTGACCAATACGCAGATCGGTATTGCGCGCGTCGTTTATTATCTGTGTCTGCTCTTCTCTTTCTATTTGACAGGGAGGATCATTGACAAGCTCTCGGCGAAGCACACCATTGCTTTCGGACTTGCTGCATTTACGATCGTTCCGCTATGCTACGCGCTTCTCGGCAATTACAGCGCCGTCTTAATCGGAAGCGGTATTCAAGGCATAGGCGACGCTATTTGGGACATCGGGTTTCTCGCGTATATGTTTCGAATGGCGCCAGGGCGCGAGGCGGTCGTCGTCGGGCTCCACTTTATGCTCTTCGGCGTCCGCGGCACGATCGGGCCTCTGCTCAGTACGTATTTGTCGGACGTTATTCCGCTTGCTTCTATTCTTATCGCTGCGGGCTGCTTTGGCCTGGTCGGCTTCGCCGCCTTTGTCTTGTACAACAGGAATAACTACGGAGAGCCTGGCATGCTGCGTCCCAGCTCATAAACATAGAAGCCTCCGCAGCCATCGATCCCAAGGTGGCTGCGGAGGCTTCTTAGCGTGTTTACACGGCCATTTCCCGTTTGCGGAAGAAGGATTTCAGCGCGTTGTACACTTCTCCTTTTTCCTTAATGACATAATGCATGAAGTTCGGCAGGTTAATGTGCTTATAGGCGGACATGAGCGTACTGGAGCGGTTATACTGATTGACCTCGCCGTAGCCAAACAGATTGGCGCGTTTCAGCAGCTCGCCGATCAGCTTGACGCAGCGCTCGTTGTCACTCGTAAGATTATCGCCGTCCGAGAAGTGAAACGGATAGATATTATACATGGAAGGCGGGTAGCGGGTATCGATGATATCCAGTGCCTTGATGTACGCCGACGAGCAGATCGTGCCGCCGCTTTCGCCGCGGGTGAAGAACTCTTCCTCGGTCACCTCTTTGGCCTCGGTATGATGCGCGATGAATACGATTTCCACATGCTCGTATTGATGCCTGAGGAAGCGCGTCATCCAGAAGAAGAAGCTGCGGGCAACGTACTTCTCGAAGCTGCCCATACTGCCGCTCGTGTCCATCATCGCTAGAATGACTGCGTTGGATTGCGGCTTCACGATTTCTTCCCAAGTCTTGTAGCGCAGATCATCCGGCGAGATGCCGTGTATACCAGGGCTGCCCTGTGTTGCGTTGCGCTTCAGATTCTCCAGAATCGTGCGCTTCTTGTCGATGTTGGACATGATGCCTTTCTTGCGGATATCGTTGAACCGGATTTCCTTCGATTCCAATTGATCGCGGTCCTTCTGCTTAAGGAAAGGGAGCTCCAGCTCCTCGAAGAGCATCGATTCCAGCTCGGCGAGGCTGATCTCCGCCTCGACGATGTCTTCTCCCGGCTGGTCGCCCGCATTCTCGCCTTTGCCGCCCTTCTGGGCGGAAGCGGGATCTACGCCGAGCACGTCGCCGACTTGGCTGTCGCCGTCGCCTTGGCCGACATGCTTGTTTTTGTTGAAATTATAAACGAACCGAAATTCATCGAGACTGCGAATCGGCACTTTAATGACGTGTTTCCCGTCTGACATAATGATATTCTCTTCGGACACGAGATCAGGCAGGTTTTGCTTGATGGCTTCACGGACCTTCTGCTGGTGTCTGGCTTGATCCTGATGGCCTTTCCGGTGCAGCGACCAGTCTTCGCGCGATACGGTATACAACGTTCCATTGTCGTCTGTCATGCGTGAGACACCTCCCAAACCGAATGAGCATGTTGTTATTCATTCTATTCAAGTCTCGGGCGGTTATGTGAAGCAAAACGTCTACGGCTCGATGCTGTCGATGACCGCACTGCCCCACGGAGCAGCCTTAATATGAACAATCAGGTTCCCTGCGCGCTGCTCAAGGGACTTGCCGGTGTTCTCTTGGACATAATACTGTTCCAGACCGTACGTAATCCGGATGCGGTCCGAATCCATATATTGCACGCGGCCTTTCAGGACGACTTCCCCTGCCGAGCGGGAAGGTTTGCGGTCATAGACGCCGGTAACCTCATACGTCTTCGTCGAGCGATTCTCCGCAAGCCGTACGTATACGCTGCCGCCTCGCTTCGGCTCGGGGGAGGCAGACTTCCATTTGGTTTGCTCAACGCTGTTGATTTGGTAGTTCAACTGCACGTAATCGCCGTAGAGCTGGTCGCGCGGGTCGACGGGGACCGTTTGCAAGCGAATATCTTTGCCTACCCAGAGCGCGGAATAATGGAACAAAACGATACCGGCGAGAAAAAGCAGCTGCAGTGCGACGAGGATACCGAGCCAGCTGCCGCGCCGCGGCCTTAATTCCGATTTACGCATGAGGGTCGTCCTCCTCTTTGATCTCCGCAAGGAATTGTTTCTTTCGACGGTTCAAGAACCATCCTAGGGCAAGGAGAATGACGCCGCCCAGGATGAAGAAGATCGATTTGTCCATGAAATCCCATGCCAGCTTACCGTATGCGGACATCGTGCTGGTCAGGAACAACAATGTGCCGAGATTGATTTTGACAGGCCATTCCTCGGCATAGCCGCGCCAGAGCAGGTACAGCGAGAAGACGAACAGTGCCAGCAGATACGCGGCATCAGCGCCATGCGGCAGGTAGAAGAACGGAATGGCTAGCAGCCAATCCGGACTCGACATCAGCCGGTTAGAGCGGGCTTTGCCAAGCAGAGACAAGAGAAACAGTGCGGCAAGCGCCAGGCTGAACCACAGCGGCTCGGCAGCCAGATTCTTCAGAAACGTAGAGTCGCTGCCATCATGCCAGAACAAGACGATAAACAGGCTGTGCAGGAAGGAAGCAATCAGCGGAATCGCTTGAAACGGATAGATGGATCTGCGTGCCTTCGACCAGTCGAATACGGCGTACAGCAGCCAGACGGGAATGAAGAACCATGTGAATGACCATTCCATGACGTTCACAAGAAGGAGGCATTGAATCGTGAAGCTGGCCGCAAGCAGCCATGCGAGAAGCGTATCTTGGCGCCGCAGCCAATAGAATCCGAGGCCGATCGTCATGAGGCCGAAGGATACGAAGCTGAAATCGTTGAATTCCGTCGCGTTATACCACTGCGAGCAAGTGAAGATCAGCAGCGTGATTAGAAAGAGATAACGGCTCGGCACCAAATACGTGAGGACCAGGCCCGCGCAGCCCCATACGGTGAACGAAGTAATGTCGTAAGCCTGCAGATGGAACATTTGACCCACGAGAATAATGCCCGCGCCAAACGAGAGCAGTCCAAGGCCGATCAGACCGATGCCTAGCTTCTCGTGATTTTTGCGGCGGAACGTTTCGCCTGCTGCATAGAAACCGGCAATCATGATGCCGATCAGGATGAGCCGCATCAGCTGTGAAATATCGCCCCAATTGGCGGCGATGAAACTAAGAATACCGAGACCGACAAGCATGCTGCCGAGCAGCGGAATTAACCCGGCCGCCCGTTTCCTCTCGGGATAATAAGCAAGGAGCTGCCCAAGCTGATCTTGCGAGATGATGCCTTTACGTGTCCATTCCGGACCTTCCTGCTGCAGCCATTTTCTGCTCATTTGCTGCACCTCTTTCTGCGTTCTTACTCTCAAGTATAGCCATTCTGACGGCTGCACCTAGTACCAACTTTTCATAGTACCGGGCAGGTGTGACGGGGCTGCTATTTGGAGAGTCACCTATGAATGAAATTCTGCATCGAGACATAAGAAAAGAGACTGCGGCTGCGCAGTCTCTTCGATTTTTACCGTATTACACAGACCCGCTGCCAAGGGCGAGTCCAAGTATAAGCAAGCCGATAAATCCGATGGGAAGCAGTGCATTCAGCACGATGCCAAGGATCGAGAACGTCTTGCGTTTGTTTCTGGAACAGATGCCGATAATGCCAAGTATCAGGCCGGTGATGCTGACCGCGCAGGAGCCGATCATAAGCACGCCGGCAATTAGGATCGGCATGATTGCAGCCGTATCATTCC encodes:
- a CDS encoding ATP-binding protein; the protein is MLAILSYEFHELLYILSACLLFFVVMPKAVFKAGLRKALYLAIFVLFSICYLVLESIETWVYALHLMPIGIMLAAVFEGWVTGMITWAAFVICGILIAHTDPAANIVSNSTLLAIGLHYHYNSYRTSGFRTITLKSLLFVIVHMALYTGVAYYNGSVLERERLLVITLGTILSAALIIYTHYKVKNQEKLQEELYSAEKYHMIGQLAASISHEIRNPLTTTRGFLQMMGKPNLDPDAIELYRMHAFEGVEHANAIITDLLNYAKPEVEEARPIDVQAEIESLLPWISPLSVMSSVEIKISHHQPHVFILGEPKKLQQCLLNLMKNAIEAMPAGGILSIGTKVEDNRLCIEIADTGMGMSSVQLKRIGLPFFTTKEKGTGLGLMVVVSLVRVMNGQITFNSKRGQGTVCIIQFPLIGTGS
- a CDS encoding LTA synthase family protein; translation: MKPFIFFTLILVIKSTLAYLVIFDGGPSWTLLVTELPFFWLLFCLIEWFATKRKLMLYVIVNLLVTAILFAVIMYYKYFGIIVTYHALEQVNQVTAVKSSVFSLLDPYYLFIFLDIIVLFVLLFKRRGAVHWNQVSQLPLNKAVITFIFIVSLALCLFNILPNRASMNELIKAEDMGILNYEVYTIFADQEAPPIPMKDISQQVIDEAKGTHDPVSPSYWKTAEGKNLIIVQMESFQNFLIGLTIDGQEITPNMNKLAKENLYFSNFYQQVGQGNTSDAEFVVNTSFYTPPNGAATVVYTDRALPSLPKLLSAKGYQTATFHTNFVEFWNRADLYKSIGFDKYYDQHFFGQDDMVFFGPSDEVLYAKAAAQLDEMKKSGKPFYAQLISMSSHHPFTIPKDKFKLKLPARYEGTFVGDYIRAQNYADYALGLFIEDLKKRGIWDNSVFVTYGDHLGLPIYSLDADDKALMKEIYGHEYGNTDMINIPLIIASPGMKEPMELKQAGAQSDIMPTVANLLGVSLKEHIHFGQDLLNQTTNILPERYYLPSGSLLTDHELFIPGTAYKDGTHYPLHGDAAPGSSTTEDQYNRALKLLQLSDSYVSQLPPVQK
- a CDS encoding MFS transporter, whose protein sequence is MMSFKSTLASVKLSLGPRAWHNFRCDVGASVLFSFFNVVFNQFYIPMAIQQGASNMQVGLLSAAPAVGLLFSPLWAGFIERSDPKPFVTIPNLIGRALIILPAFYGVPLAYVAAALCFHLLMGIQAPAYASLVIRMYPPEHRGKLMGNTRVAMGALMIPVAYGIGKWIDASGPSGSLLFAAVTGMLSILVFALVKGRKAATPKLQGSKRFAFREQLQLIKQHRELAVFFLACTCTGFGNIVAVPLYSIIQVDRLELTNTQIGIARVVYYLCLLFSFYLTGRIIDKLSAKHTIAFGLAAFTIVPLCYALLGNYSAVLIGSGIQGIGDAIWDIGFLAYMFRMAPGREAVVVGLHFMLFGVRGTIGPLLSTYLSDVIPLASILIAAGCFGLVGFAAFVLYNRNNYGEPGMLRPSS
- the yhbH gene encoding sporulation protein YhbH; translated protein: MTDDNGTLYTVSREDWSLHRKGHQDQARHQQKVREAIKQNLPDLVSEENIIMSDGKHVIKVPIRSLDEFRFVYNFNKNKHVGQGDGDSQVGDVLGVDPASAQKGGKGENAGDQPGEDIVEAEISLAELESMLFEELELPFLKQKDRDQLESKEIRFNDIRKKGIMSNIDKKRTILENLKRNATQGSPGIHGISPDDLRYKTWEEIVKPQSNAVILAMMDTSGSMGSFEKYVARSFFFWMTRFLRHQYEHVEIVFIAHHTEAKEVTEEEFFTRGESGGTICSSAYIKALDIIDTRYPPSMYNIYPFHFSDGDNLTSDNERCVKLIGELLKRANLFGYGEVNQYNRSSTLMSAYKHINLPNFMHYVIKEKGEVYNALKSFFRKREMAV